The genomic DNA CTGCATCAAATATAGCCAGAAACTTATCCAGGTGTGTGGAGGAAAATGGCCATATATAAAAAAACATCAAAGGACCAAAGAACAAGACTACTACAGTGATGTGAGCTGAAAGTGTGGACAGAGCCTTGGATGAACCCACTGAAGACTGTTTCTGAACAGTGAGAATGATGATAATGTAGGAAATGATCAGAATGAAGAAGGAGCCAACAGAGATGAATCCACTGTTGGCCGTGACCATGAATTCTAGCTGGTACGTATCTATGCAGGCAAGTTTGATCAACTGAGGAAGGTCACAGTAAAAGCTGTCCAACACATTTGGGCCGCAGAAGGGTAAGTTTACCACGCAAGCCAGTTGAACCATGGAGTGGATAAGGCCAATAATCCAGGCAGCCACTATAAAGAAGACACACATCCTTGGGCTCATGATGGTCAGATAGTGGAGAGGCTTACATATGGCAACATATCTGTCAAAGGCCATGGCAATGAGCAgcaccacctccaccccaccaATGATGTGGATGAAGAAGATCTGAGTGATGCAGCCACTAAAAGAAATGACTTTATGCTTTCTGAAAAGGTCATAAATCATCTTGGGAGAAAAGATAGTAGAAAATCCCAGGTCAATGAAGGAGAGGTTGGCCAACAGAAAGTACATGGAGGAGTGTAAGTGAGGGTCAGCAATAACGGTGAGCATAATGAGCAAGTTTCCCATTGTGCTTGCTATGTAAAAACTAGAGGAGAACACAAAGAGGAGAAGTTGAATCTCCCAGGAATTGGTGAGTCCCAGGAACACAAACTCTGACACCATAGACTGATTTGTTCCATACATTGACTTTGTAGGTTTGGCTACCTGAAGGacaacagaaaaatgtaaattatgatGATTATGTTAATAAACTAGAAGAGAAACCAAAGTTATGCAAGCCTATTTCTACTCTTGCATGAAAATTACCTCACAGCCTTTGCAGTGTGATCACACAGAAAAATTAGTTGCTGTCTTGTGGAGCTATTCTCGACCACAAAGTTGGCTTTCCatttaatactttcattttcctttccggGTGACTGCTCTGATATTACTCCTGAAATACACGATGGTCAACAAGAGTAACAGGAATTCAACCCCAAAGCTTTTGACTTTGGATTTTAAATTAATATGACCTACCTCAGTCATATAGAACTAATCACTATTGCAATCTCTCAGGAAGTTACCTTCCTCTGGCCCTTCCTGTGGGAACATTTCATCTTCAGTGTTACTCAGATGCTTACCACATCTACAAATTCTTGTTTTATTATTACTAGCCATTTATTTTACTAACCTGTGTATTATATTGAACTAAGTACAGTTCTAACTCACCAAGGGGATTGTAAACTTGAAGGCATAGATTATGACCATTTATATCTGAACTCCTTGAAGCAATGAAAAAGTGGCCCACACAGAGAGGCACAAGTCTGTGAAGTGTCTGTTACcagtttgtgtcatattttgtgGAGGGTCTGTGATTGAATATTTAGAAACTTCTCTAGCAGCTTGACATTACAGTGGCACTAAAGTTTCTGTTTtgatattttatca from Ovis aries strain OAR_USU_Benz2616 breed Rambouillet chromosome 7, ARS-UI_Ramb_v3.0, whole genome shotgun sequence includes the following:
- the LOC101109452 gene encoding olfactory receptor 4F3/4F16/4F29-like; translated protein: MYGTNQSMVSEFVFLGLTNSWEIQLLLFVFSSSFYIASTMGNLLIMLTVIADPHLHSSMYFLLANLSFIDLGFSTIFSPKMIYDLFRKHKVISFSGCITQIFFIHIIGGVEVVLLIAMAFDRYVAICKPLHYLTIMSPRMCVFFIVAAWIIGLIHSMVQLACVVNLPFCGPNVLDSFYCDLPQLIKLACIDTYQLEFMVTANSGFISVGSFFILIISYIIIILTVQKQSSVGSSKALSTLSAHITVVVLFFGPLMFFYIWPFSSTHLDKFLAIFDAVLTPFLNPVIYTFRNHEMRVAMRRVCKQLVNYRRSLK